Proteins encoded together in one Styela clava chromosome 12, kaStyClav1.hap1.2, whole genome shotgun sequence window:
- the LOC120329433 gene encoding U3 small nucleolar RNA-associated protein 6 homolog — MAEFVMRRSEDMLPEFEQMQRVGLFNENELKAIIKKTMSHEYKLVRRVKVKKDFLAYIQYKINVISLIKKRRKRLNYFFKKDEIEYAMVGKIHSLFKQCSFRWPDDLKLWLSHIEFCKQWNKKLQLSKIWTSMLQLHGNNNIHLWVMAAKWELEDNHSVDNARQIFLRGIRHHPENSKLWQEYFRMELIHVLTTRQRLSLLKEGEQADDEELKENFLKGEAACIVYKNAIVAIPNDSKCKCGFLEIALHFAFFAGDIINDIIDDLMDNHNNDPYTRSMLAKLHLHSSVLNPATDSSDQVTLKADSWAAEKKCWEDFDSALIEVNNSEMWKEYITFLYERINDSTNNDKGKFEITNHTLRSSSKQRSVSDERIQHFISVSERGHKSKMLDDDCYLLYANQLAFLGRELEAIKILHACVEEPDCAFAIKLRLLEMLVANEKISFEQNIDIKQFFRKLSKLISSMSQEEQDVFWTLWFDYAKKKNDEEFVLKAVEISETLKSSQSNRIKSLYIEWSVSRHGVENIMEIYEKKLCALCSPSLDLIKTVIKVLESSENQYVESITACYEDAVKNFGLEYPTVWLDYISHILKIDPVKVGKIHWRAMKTLKPDLVEEFVSGYTLIHAKT; from the exons ATGGCTGAATTCGTAATGCGTCGCTCGGAGGATATGCTTCCGGAGTTTGAGCAGATGCAGAGAGTTGGATTATTTAATGAAAACGAG tTGAAGGCGATTATAAAGAAGACCATGTCACACGAATATAAGCTTGTACGAAGGGTCAAAGTGAAAAAAGATTTTCTTGCGTACATTCAATATAAAATCAATGTAATTTCATTGATCAAAAAACGAAGGAAGCggctaaattatttttttaaaaaagacgAAATTGAATATGCTATGGTTGGAAAAATTCACAG TCTTTTCAAGCAATGCTCGTTTCGATGGCCTGATGATCTAAAACTATGGCTTTCACATATTGAATTTTGTAAGCAGTGGAACAAGAAATTACAACTGAGCAAAATATGGACTTCAATGTTGCAG CTTCATGGCAACAACAATATTCATTTGTGGGTGATGGCAGCCAAATGGGAATTGGAGGACAACCATTCAGTTGACAATGCCAGGCAAATATTTTTACGTGGAATAAGACATCATCCAGAAAACTCTAAATTATGGcaagaatattttagaatggAACTCATTCATGTTCTTACAACGAGGCAACGACTGTCTTTATTGAAAGAGGGTGAACAAGCGGA tgatgaagaacTGAAAGAAAATTTTCTGAAAGGAGAAGCAGCTTGTATCGTATATAAAAATGCAATTGTTGCTATTCCAAATGACAGCAAATGTAAATGTGGATTTCTTGAAATTGCTCTGCATTTTGCATTTTTCGCTGGTGATATCATCAATGACATCATCGATGACCTCATGGATAATCACAACAACGATCCATATACCAGAAGCATGCTTGCAAAATTGCACCTACATTCTTCTGTACTCAATCCAGCGACAg ATTCATCAGACCAGGTCACACTGAAAGCAGATTCATGGGCAGCAGAGAAAAAGTGTTGGGAAGATTTTGATTCTGCACTTATTGAAGTTAATAATTCTGAAATGTGGAAAGAATACATAACGTTTCTTTATGAAAGAATAAACGATTCAACAAATAATGATaaaggaaaatttgaaataacaaaCCATACACTGAGATCGTCATCTAAGCAAAGATCTGTATCTGATGAGAGGATCCAGCATTTCATATCTGTGTCAGAGAGAGGACATAAGTCAAAAATGCTTGATGATGATTGCTACTTGTTATATGCAAATCAGTTAGCGTTCTTGGGAAGAGAACTGGAAGCTATCAAAATACTTCATGCTTGTGTAGAGGAACCTGATTGTGCTTTTGCTATTAAATTAAGGCTATTGGAGATGCTCGTAGCCAATGAGAAAATATCATTCGAACAAAACATAGACATTAAGCAGTTTTTCAGAAAACTGTCAAAGTTGATTTCTTCTATGTCACAAGAAGAACAGGACGTCTTTTGGACATTGTGGTTCGATTATGCAAAGAAGAAAAATGATgaagaatttgttttaaaagctgTTGAAATATCTGAAACATTAAAATCATCCCAATCGAATAGAATAAAATCATTGTATATCGAATGGTCGGTTTCTCGACATGGTGTGGAAAATATCATGGAAATTTACGAAAAGAAACTTTGTGCTCTATGCTCTCCATCGTTGGATTTAATCAAAACTGTTATAAAGGTATTGGAATCTTCAGAAAATCAATATGTAGAATCAATTACGGCCTGTTATGAGGATGCCGTGAAAAATTTTGGGCTGGAATATCCAACTGTGTGGCTTGATTATATTTCTCATATCCTTAAAATCGATCCTGTAAAAGTTGGTAAAATACATTGGAGAGCAATGAAAACATTAAAGCCTGATTTAGTCGAAGAATTTGTATCAGGTTATACACTCATCCACGCTAAAACATAA
- the LOC120329434 gene encoding carbohydrate sulfotransferase 13-like, with amino-acid sequence MTLVYRKPNFKIVQHTRVGIIILFILSAMVMVSFHVSSWKYNPQFQKIRSSSDECVSTSEKRRSYEEKTRKLITETGDIGSGKPSIPALSELKSFRNTLDKVITIVEKRDEILIKEQKKVELPPPLSLEEVEAKIRKLEHENLPPSEREFLTVSAKSTSPKYYNGTFLRRFSPYNRVLLRMDAVHMNITKLIPTGEIPLHPLSKEEPYKSRMQNIQEACKKYPNGKFTDLIDLKRMLYDDTHKTIMCVIPKAACTTWKSLMYYLMGKSTLEDAFNVKKSYLVMNYGKMKSMAKLSSQGVVERLNTYTKFMVTRHPYRRLVSAYKNKFQGERTAFVYSHGREIARHFIASYLNGYNLKYARHTRQEALETITSNPEFLKLNQADQLKVMDITMRGFSGNITFDEFIRHGVIAKADIPRNLDIHWRPQHLLCNPCAINYDYVVRFNDLEHDSERILDHIQQSDSKEKRIKFPPGKPAVNPNVTQEYFSKISSETLANLRNIYEKDFQYFKYDSENY; translated from the exons ATGACGTTGGTATACAGAAAACCAAACTTTAAAATTGTCCAGCACACTCGCGTCggtataattattttattcattttgtccGCCATGGTTATGGTTTCATTCCACGTATCTAGTTGGAAGTACAACCCTCAATTCCAGAAAATAAGATCAAGTTCGGACGAATGTGTTTCTACGTCCGAAAAGAGGCGTTCTTATGAAGAAAAGACCAGAAAACTTATTACAGAAACTGGTGATATTGGATCAGGAAAGCCTAGTATTCCAGCACTGTCCGAACTGAAGTCATTTCGAAACACTTTAGACAAAGTTATAACAATTGTTGAAAAGCGGGATGAAATTCTTATTAAAGAGCAAAAGAAAGTCGAACTTCCCCCACCGCTTTCATTGGAG GAAGTGGAAGCTAAGATACGAAAATTGGAACATGAAAACCT TCCTCCAAGCGAAAGGGAATTTTTAACGGTGTCAGCAAAATCGACGAGTCCTAAATAT TACAATGGAACATTTTTAAGACGATTCAGTCCTTACAACAGAGTATTATTGAGAATGGATGCTGTACACatgaatattacaaaacttatcCCGACAG GTGAAATTCCACTGCATCCACTTTCTAAAGAAGAGCCGTATAAATCAAGAATGCAAAATATTCAAGAAGCTTGCAAGAAGTACCCGAATGGCAAGTTCACTGATCTTATAGACCTAAAACGAATGTTGTACGACGACACGCATAAAACGATAATGTGTGTCATACCCAAG GCTGCTTGTACAACTTGGAAGTCACTCATGTATTATCTAATGGGGAAGAGTACGTTGGAAGATGCTTTCAATGTTAAGAAAAGTTATCTTGTAATGAATTATGGAAAAATGAAATCAATGGCAAA GCTCAGCAGTCAAGGCGTAGTTGAAAGACTGAATACATATACAAAGTTCATGGTAACCAGGCATCCATACAGAAGACTTGTATCAGCGTATAAAAACAAGTTCCAAGGTGAAAGAACTGCGTTTGTATATTCTCATGGGAGAGAAATAGCACGTCACTTTATTGCAAGTTATCTAAATGGATACAACCTTAAATATGCAAG ACACACGAGACAAGAGGCGCTTGAAACGATTACCTCAAATCCAgagtttttgaaattaaatCAGGCTGATCAACTAAAGGTGATGGACATTACAATGCGTGGATTTTCTGGCAACATCACTTTTGACGAGTTTATCAG ACACGGTGTCATTGCAAAGGCTGATATTCCGAGAAATCTAGACATTCACTGGCGTCCTCAACATTTGCTGTGCAATCCTTGTGCTATAAATTATGATTATGTAGTTCGATTCAACGATTTAGAACACGATTCAGAACGGATATTAGACCATATTCAACAAAGTGATTCTAAAGAGAAACGGATTAAGTTCCCACCTGGAAAGCCGGCAGTAAACCCTAACGTTACTCAAGAatacttttcaaaaatttcatcgGAAACTTTAGCAAACCTGAGAAACATTTATGAAAAAGACTTTCAGTATTTCAAATACGATTCTGAGAATTATTAA